A window of Haliscomenobacter hydrossis DSM 1100 contains these coding sequences:
- a CDS encoding NAD(P)/FAD-dependent oxidoreductase, whose protein sequence is MNLKTEVCIVGAGPGGIATALKLSYLGIPCILVDKASFPRDKICGDAISGKVTTLLNRLDPEIMQRFHAQPIQTDVWGVRFVAPNFKTLDIPFKAGYVRNEKMAPGYVCKRWEFDHFLVEEVRRRDNIQLLLETPIDTFTRTETGFLLRSESKDLEISCQLLIDASGAHSSFSRQYAGLEKDPKHHAAAIRAYYRKVSDIPKDNFIELHFIKSVTPGYFWIFALPNGEANVGIGMRSDIVKRRGVNLRKELARIIAEDPNISPRFKNAELIGKFEGYGLPLGSKTRRISGDHYMLVGDAGHLIDPLTGEGIGNAFYSGIIAAEQAEICLREKNFSDIFLTSYDVRIQRVLGSEMKLSYKMQQIGGNPLLLNFVTNIVDGNRKLLEYFSAMYTDFDLREQLVKPWFWIKMWLRKS, encoded by the coding sequence TTGAATCTCAAAACCGAAGTATGTATCGTTGGTGCTGGCCCCGGAGGGATCGCCACCGCACTCAAATTAAGTTATCTGGGTATTCCCTGTATTCTTGTAGACAAAGCCAGTTTCCCCCGCGACAAAATATGTGGTGATGCGATTAGTGGCAAAGTGACTACGCTCCTCAATCGATTGGATCCTGAAATCATGCAACGTTTCCATGCGCAACCCATCCAAACCGATGTATGGGGCGTGCGTTTTGTTGCCCCAAATTTCAAAACACTCGACATCCCGTTTAAAGCAGGGTATGTGCGCAATGAAAAAATGGCGCCCGGCTATGTTTGTAAACGATGGGAGTTCGACCATTTCCTGGTAGAAGAAGTGCGCCGCCGAGACAACATTCAACTGCTTCTGGAAACACCCATCGATACCTTCACACGGACGGAGACCGGGTTTTTATTGCGCAGCGAAAGTAAAGACCTGGAAATAAGTTGCCAATTGCTCATTGATGCATCCGGTGCGCATTCAAGCTTCAGTCGGCAGTACGCTGGTTTGGAAAAAGACCCCAAACACCATGCTGCGGCCATTCGGGCTTATTACCGCAAGGTAAGCGACATCCCTAAAGACAACTTCATTGAACTACATTTCATCAAAAGTGTCACCCCGGGCTATTTTTGGATTTTTGCCCTTCCCAACGGTGAAGCCAATGTAGGCATCGGCATGCGCAGCGATATTGTCAAACGCCGTGGGGTAAATTTGCGCAAAGAACTTGCCCGCATTATTGCAGAAGACCCCAACATCAGCCCACGCTTTAAAAATGCCGAGTTGATTGGTAAATTTGAAGGCTACGGTTTACCTCTGGGATCCAAAACCAGACGTATTTCTGGTGATCACTACATGTTGGTGGGCGATGCCGGGCATTTAATTGACCCCCTCACGGGCGAAGGAATCGGCAATGCCTTCTACAGTGGCATCATTGCCGCTGAACAAGCGGAAATTTGTTTGCGGGAGAAAAATTTTTCTGATATTTTTTTAACTTCATATGATGTTCGTATTCAACGAGTTTTGGGTTCGGAGATGAAGCTGAGTTACAAAATGCAGCAAATTGGTGGAAACCCTTTGCTCCTAAATTTCGTAACTAATATTGTCGATGGCAATCGAAAACTGTTGGAGTACTTTTCAGCCATGTACACCGACTTCGATTTGCGCGAGCAATTGGTCAAACCCTGGTTCTGGATCAAAATGTGGTTAAGAAAAAGCTAA
- a CDS encoding T9SS type A sorting domain-containing protein, producing MKKISPVFCLFALISMLLPLFGDAQNRLIRTRPMGTVLKDVLAETYGPFVQYSITTHKVWYLTTGINGKPDTASGLVVFPVVENKALPLLCYQHGTVDGPTDVPSNRRGGWELAGVGAALGYVSLAPDYLGLGESNGFHPYVHAATEASAAIDLLYATRELAEKLKFQLNGQLFLTGYSQGGHASMALHRELERNYTQDFPVTAAAHLSGPYSISGETFKRLLSDEPYNYVGYTAWVALSYNQMYNIYDNIDQLLKQPYADMAMRFYRHEIGLSELNKQLIDTLTKRHGKPISRLMMQDSVLESISKNPNHPFLLAMRDNDVYDWIPKAPTRMFYCKADDQVTFRNSVLADSVMQVRGAKNVAAADVNSDADHGQCVEPAVLQTVFFFALVQSQVTSVRNLPQIPVRMYPNPAHEVTRLEGLPAKGYLILSNLQGQILYRSTVTNSAMDIPLKGLSAGMYALQLLSEEGAWQGKLMVH from the coding sequence ATGAAAAAAATTTCACCCGTTTTTTGTTTGTTTGCCCTTATCAGCATGTTATTGCCCCTATTTGGCGATGCCCAAAATCGCCTGATCAGAACCCGGCCCATGGGTACGGTCCTCAAAGATGTTCTGGCTGAAACTTATGGCCCTTTCGTACAATACAGCATCACTACGCACAAAGTATGGTACCTCACCACCGGCATCAATGGCAAACCAGATACCGCTTCGGGCTTGGTGGTGTTCCCCGTGGTAGAAAATAAAGCATTGCCTTTACTTTGTTACCAGCATGGTACGGTAGATGGGCCTACTGATGTCCCCTCCAACCGCCGGGGAGGTTGGGAACTGGCCGGAGTAGGGGCAGCGCTGGGTTATGTCTCCCTTGCGCCAGATTACCTTGGCTTGGGTGAATCGAATGGTTTTCATCCTTACGTTCATGCTGCAACCGAGGCGAGTGCGGCGATTGACTTGTTGTACGCTACCCGCGAGTTGGCTGAAAAACTCAAGTTTCAGCTCAATGGGCAGCTTTTTCTTACGGGTTACTCCCAAGGTGGCCATGCCTCGATGGCCTTGCACCGGGAGTTGGAACGCAACTACACCCAAGATTTTCCCGTTACTGCTGCCGCCCATCTCTCGGGTCCATACAGCATTTCTGGTGAGACCTTCAAACGGTTGCTCAGCGACGAACCTTATAATTATGTAGGATACACGGCTTGGGTAGCTTTGTCCTACAACCAGATGTACAACATTTACGACAACATCGACCAACTCCTCAAACAGCCTTACGCCGATATGGCGATGCGTTTTTACCGCCATGAAATTGGCTTGTCGGAGCTCAATAAACAATTGATCGATACCCTCACCAAGCGCCACGGCAAACCCATTTCACGCCTGATGATGCAAGACAGTGTCCTTGAGAGCATCAGCAAAAACCCCAATCATCCCTTTCTGCTCGCCATGCGCGACAACGATGTGTACGATTGGATACCCAAGGCACCTACCCGCATGTTTTATTGCAAAGCCGATGACCAGGTTACTTTCCGCAACAGTGTTTTGGCCGATTCGGTCATGCAGGTCCGTGGAGCTAAAAATGTTGCTGCAGCCGATGTAAATAGTGATGCCGATCACGGACAGTGTGTGGAACCTGCGGTACTACAAACCGTATTTTTCTTTGCGCTGGTACAAAGCCAGGTGACGAGTGTCCGCAATCTGCCACAGATTCCGGTGCGTATGTACCCCAATCCTGCTCATGAAGTCACCCGTTTGGAAGGGCTTCCAGCCAAAGGATATTTGATACTGAGTAACTTACAAGGCCAAATTCTCTACCGCAGCACCGTGACCAATTCGGCAATGGACATTCCACTAAAAGGGCTTAGTGCAGGAATGTATGCCCTTCAACTACTTTCTGAAGAGGGGGCCTGGCAGGGAAAACTGATGGTGCACTAG
- a CDS encoding GSCFA domain-containing protein: protein MEHFRSVFPAIAYPFQLSYADHFLGIGSCFVEQIGQKLSAHKFSIFYNPLGIAFNPVSVALGLDRVTAPKLYQSTDLFEHQGLWHSFDHHGSFSHPDIHQTLNNIHSAQENGHAQFKKSTVLLLTLGTANVWEHLAQNRMVSNCHKLPGQVFRRRRLSVAEAVAVLGRSLQSLFSTRPEIVVILTVSPVRYLREGLLENTRSKASLILAAEQLSQNFAQVHYFPAYELLMDDLRDYRFYAEDLAHPSTQATAYIWDYFKKSFFAPAVIQQMQDIEKVVQAAQHRTLHPKSVSHRQFLTQQLEYLARLEDKYPEMDFSSEKSTFLHQLKA from the coding sequence ATGGAGCATTTTCGGAGCGTTTTTCCTGCTATTGCTTATCCTTTTCAGTTGAGTTATGCTGATCATTTTTTGGGTATAGGTTCTTGTTTTGTCGAGCAAATTGGTCAAAAATTAAGTGCCCACAAGTTTTCAATTTTTTATAATCCACTCGGCATCGCGTTTAACCCCGTCTCGGTTGCCTTGGGGTTGGATCGGGTCACCGCTCCCAAGCTTTACCAATCCACTGACCTTTTTGAACACCAGGGGCTTTGGCACAGTTTTGATCACCACGGCAGTTTTTCCCATCCCGATATTCATCAAACCCTGAACAATATCCACAGCGCCCAGGAAAATGGGCATGCCCAATTTAAAAAAAGTACCGTACTGCTGCTGACTTTGGGTACCGCAAATGTATGGGAACACCTCGCCCAAAACCGCATGGTCAGCAATTGCCACAAACTGCCCGGCCAGGTCTTTCGGCGGCGGCGTTTATCGGTTGCTGAGGCGGTAGCGGTTCTTGGCCGCTCCTTGCAATCCCTTTTTTCCACACGCCCTGAAATCGTGGTCATCCTCACGGTCAGCCCAGTGCGATACCTCCGCGAAGGACTGCTGGAAAATACCCGCAGCAAAGCCAGTTTGATCCTGGCGGCTGAACAATTGAGTCAAAATTTTGCGCAGGTACACTATTTTCCGGCCTATGAGCTGCTGATGGACGATTTGCGCGATTACCGATTTTACGCCGAGGATTTGGCCCACCCCAGTACCCAGGCCACGGCTTACATTTGGGATTATTTTAAAAAATCCTTTTTTGCGCCAGCCGTAATACAGCAAATGCAAGACATTGAAAAAGTTGTGCAAGCTGCTCAACACCGAACGCTACACCCGAAAAGTGTCAGCCATCGGCAATTTTTGACTCAACAACTTGAGTACCTTGCACGTTTGGAAGATAAATATCCTGAAATGGATTTTTCTAGCGAAAAAAGCACTTTTCTCCACCAACTAAAGGCATAA
- the moaC gene encoding cyclic pyranopterin monophosphate synthase MoaC, with protein sequence MSNFTHLDASGNPSMVDVGEKTATKRMARARAILVLGDEIMDRLEKEEIHTKKGPVFQTAIIAGVMAAKKTGELIPLCHPVGMDNCQIQIHVNDQREVVIDCTASVTAKTGIEMEALTGASMAALTVYDMCKAFSHDIVIKEIKLMEKTGGKRDFKRE encoded by the coding sequence ATGTCCAACTTCACCCATCTCGACGCTTCCGGCAATCCCTCCATGGTGGATGTCGGTGAAAAAACGGCCACCAAACGAATGGCGCGCGCCCGTGCAATCCTCGTGTTGGGTGACGAAATTATGGATCGTTTGGAAAAAGAAGAAATCCACACCAAAAAAGGCCCCGTTTTTCAAACGGCAATCATCGCCGGGGTGATGGCAGCCAAAAAAACGGGGGAACTCATTCCTTTGTGCCACCCGGTGGGGATGGACAATTGCCAGATTCAGATCCATGTCAATGACCAACGTGAAGTCGTCATCGACTGTACCGCCTCAGTTACGGCCAAAACGGGCATTGAAATGGAAGCCCTCACCGGCGCGAGTATGGCTGCGCTCACGGTGTACGACATGTGCAAGGCTTTTTCCCATGACATTGTGATCAAAGAGATTAAATTGATGGAAAAAACCGGTGGGAAACGTGATTTTAAGCGGGAGTAA
- a CDS encoding FdhF/YdeP family oxidoreductase, with amino-acid sequence MILFIAMEERTKKSRAKKAKTTIIDTPLAESKGSDIIVVASTEHTGAQPPETFTGIRKRKPQTKAGGLPAIGSALKHARKYMRIADARKTMFRLNQKGGIDCPGCAWPDPDDDRSRLGEYCENGIKAIAEEAQRQSIGADFFAQHTIAELQQRSDFELGKKGRIAEPMILRTGSDRYAPIPWNEAFQLIGRELNALQSPDEAVFYTSGRTSNEAAFLYQLFVREFGTNNLPDCSNMCHESSGKALSSTLGMGKGSVTLEDFDHADLVIILGQNPGTNHPRMLTALERCKEKGGKILAINPLKEAGLTNFVNPQRPLKILRGGTKLADLYLQVKINGDVALLKAIMSMLLFQEKQELGDIFDMEFITSRTEGYESFAKHLQQFDFHDLEKACGVPRGQIRKAARMIKKSKRIIACWAMGLTQHENGVDNIREVINLLLLKGSIGIQGGGTCPVRGHSNVQGDRTMGIWEAPEKEFLDKLEEVFGFKAPRKHGFSTVDAIQAMYRKQAKVFFGLGGNFISATPDTEITAQALRNCNLTVHVSTKLNRSHLVHGKQALILPCLGRTDLDEQDSGEQFVTTENSMGVVQMSKGILEPCSEALLSEPAIVAGLAKATLGSKSKVDWEHLISNYDDIRALIEKVIPGFDNYNERVREPGGFYLPNPNREQEFTTADGKAHFSLTKLPKIQLASDQYLMMTIRTHDQFNTTIYGLDDRYRGIYNERRVILMNPEDLEAAQLKSGDQLDLISEYDGQKRIAHQFIAVAYDIPRQCVATYFPEANVLIPVNHFARESKTPISKSVVIKVKKG; translated from the coding sequence ATGATTTTGTTTATCGCAATGGAGGAAAGAACCAAAAAGAGCAGAGCAAAGAAGGCTAAGACGACAATTATCGATACCCCCCTTGCGGAAAGCAAAGGAAGCGATATCATTGTAGTTGCTTCTACTGAACATACCGGGGCACAGCCACCCGAAACCTTTACAGGTATCCGCAAACGCAAGCCCCAGACCAAGGCTGGCGGGCTACCTGCTATTGGTAGCGCCCTCAAGCACGCCCGCAAATACATGCGGATAGCTGACGCCCGCAAAACCATGTTTCGCCTCAATCAAAAGGGAGGCATCGATTGCCCTGGTTGCGCCTGGCCCGACCCGGATGACGATCGTTCCCGCCTCGGAGAATACTGTGAAAATGGCATCAAAGCCATTGCCGAAGAAGCTCAACGCCAGAGCATCGGTGCAGATTTTTTTGCCCAACATACCATCGCAGAACTGCAACAACGCTCAGATTTTGAACTTGGCAAAAAAGGCCGCATCGCCGAGCCGATGATCCTGCGTACCGGCTCCGATCGCTATGCCCCCATTCCCTGGAATGAAGCCTTCCAACTGATTGGCCGCGAACTCAATGCACTTCAATCGCCCGACGAGGCAGTTTTTTATACTTCTGGTCGTACCAGTAACGAGGCTGCGTTTTTGTACCAGCTTTTTGTACGGGAGTTCGGTACCAACAACCTGCCCGATTGCTCCAACATGTGCCATGAATCTTCAGGTAAAGCCTTGAGCAGTACCTTGGGGATGGGCAAAGGCTCGGTTACGCTGGAAGATTTTGACCACGCGGACTTGGTGATTATTTTGGGGCAAAATCCCGGCACCAATCATCCGCGCATGCTTACCGCACTGGAACGCTGCAAAGAAAAAGGCGGCAAAATTCTGGCCATCAACCCACTCAAAGAAGCTGGATTGACCAATTTTGTGAACCCTCAACGCCCGCTGAAAATCCTGAGGGGAGGCACCAAACTAGCCGATTTGTACCTACAAGTCAAAATCAACGGAGATGTCGCCCTGCTCAAAGCGATCATGTCGATGCTCCTGTTTCAGGAAAAACAGGAACTGGGGGATATTTTTGACATGGAGTTCATCACCAGCCGTACTGAAGGTTACGAAAGTTTTGCCAAACACCTCCAGCAGTTTGATTTCCATGATTTGGAAAAAGCCTGCGGAGTCCCTCGGGGGCAAATTCGGAAAGCTGCCCGGATGATCAAAAAATCCAAGCGCATTATCGCTTGTTGGGCAATGGGATTGACCCAGCACGAAAATGGCGTGGATAATATACGGGAGGTAATTAATCTGCTTTTGCTCAAAGGAAGCATTGGCATCCAGGGTGGCGGAACCTGCCCCGTGCGTGGCCACAGCAATGTACAAGGCGACCGCACCATGGGCATTTGGGAAGCACCCGAAAAAGAATTTTTGGATAAACTGGAGGAGGTTTTTGGCTTCAAAGCGCCGCGCAAGCACGGTTTTTCAACCGTTGACGCCATTCAAGCCATGTACCGCAAACAAGCCAAAGTATTTTTCGGTTTAGGTGGAAACTTCATTTCGGCGACGCCCGATACCGAGATTACCGCCCAGGCTTTGCGCAATTGCAATTTGACCGTACACGTTTCCACCAAACTCAACCGCAGCCACCTGGTACACGGCAAACAAGCTTTGATCCTGCCTTGTCTAGGGCGTACCGATCTGGATGAACAAGACAGTGGAGAACAGTTTGTCACGACTGAAAACTCCATGGGGGTCGTGCAAATGTCCAAAGGAATCCTCGAACCATGCTCCGAGGCTTTGCTCAGCGAACCCGCCATCGTTGCTGGCCTGGCCAAAGCTACCCTGGGTTCGAAATCCAAAGTGGATTGGGAGCACTTGATCAGCAACTACGACGACATTCGTGCATTGATTGAAAAAGTCATTCCAGGTTTCGACAACTACAACGAACGGGTACGAGAACCGGGCGGTTTTTATTTGCCCAATCCCAATCGAGAACAGGAATTCACAACTGCCGACGGCAAGGCCCATTTCAGCCTAACCAAACTACCGAAAATTCAATTGGCCTCCGACCAATACCTAATGATGACCATTCGTACCCACGATCAGTTCAATACCACCATTTATGGACTGGACGATCGTTACCGGGGCATCTACAACGAACGCCGGGTAATCCTGATGAACCCGGAAGATTTGGAAGCCGCTCAGCTAAAATCTGGCGATCAATTGGATCTGATCAGTGAATACGATGGGCAAAAAAGAATTGCCCACCAATTCATCGCGGTAGCTTACGATATTCCCCGGCAATGTGTAGCCACTTATTTTCCTGAGGCCAATGTCCTCATACCCGTCAATCACTTTGCCAGGGAAAGCAAAACACCAATTTCGAAATCTGTAGTGATTAAAGTGAAAAAAGGTTGA
- the moaA gene encoding GTP 3',8-cyclase MoaA, which yields MLYDNHGRKINYVRLAVTDRCNLRCFYCMPEEGITYVDKHDLLSYEEMTRLVQLLVDMGIDKVRITGGEPFVRRDMMDFLRHISQIPGLRQINITTNGTTTAPLVPELKAIGIKSVNLSMDTLDPDRFFEITRRNVFKEVMNTFHALLEHGITTKINAVVMDGKNIDDLIPMAELTKNHPVSVRFIEEMPFNGEGSHYPVLNWDHRRILEHLRGAFPNLEKLPDPPNSTSYNYQIPGFKGDIGIIAAYTRTFCGTCNRIRITPQGGLKTCLYDSGVFNVRDLMREGASNEQIRDTFLVALGNRAKDGWEAEKNRNFGLPVTESMSTIGG from the coding sequence ATGCTTTACGACAACCACGGGCGCAAAATCAACTACGTACGACTAGCCGTCACCGACCGCTGTAACCTGCGTTGCTTTTATTGCATGCCAGAAGAAGGCATCACCTATGTAGACAAACACGACCTGTTGTCTTACGAGGAAATGACGCGTTTGGTTCAACTCTTGGTCGACATGGGCATCGACAAAGTTCGCATCACCGGGGGAGAACCTTTTGTACGCCGGGACATGATGGATTTTTTACGCCACATCAGCCAAATTCCGGGCCTGCGGCAAATCAATATCACCACCAATGGAACAACTACCGCCCCCCTGGTTCCGGAATTAAAAGCCATCGGCATCAAGTCGGTTAACCTGAGCATGGATACCCTGGATCCCGATCGTTTTTTTGAAATCACCCGCCGCAATGTCTTCAAAGAAGTGATGAATACCTTTCATGCCTTGCTGGAACACGGCATCACCACCAAAATCAACGCGGTGGTCATGGATGGAAAAAACATTGATGACCTGATCCCCATGGCTGAACTCACCAAGAACCATCCGGTAAGTGTTCGTTTCATTGAAGAAATGCCTTTTAATGGTGAAGGCAGCCATTATCCGGTATTGAATTGGGATCATCGCCGAATTCTGGAGCACTTGCGAGGTGCTTTCCCCAATTTGGAAAAACTGCCTGACCCACCGAATTCCACCTCATACAATTATCAAATCCCCGGTTTTAAAGGAGACATCGGCATCATTGCCGCGTATACCCGTACTTTTTGTGGCACTTGCAACCGCATCCGCATCACGCCACAAGGAGGACTGAAGACCTGTTTGTACGACAGCGGAGTGTTTAATGTGCGTGACCTGATGCGCGAAGGAGCTTCAAATGAACAAATTCGCGATACTTTTTTAGTTGCCCTTGGCAACCGGGCCAAAGATGGTTGGGAAGCAGAAAAAAATCGTAATTTTGGCCTGCCTGTAACGGAGTCAATGTCGACGATTGGCGGGTGA
- a CDS encoding alpha/beta hydrolase-fold protein yields the protein MKMITIRWALLLPLLLLNHWGNAQTTKPAVPPASFLVSFPTSKGTQFDGRLLLMLSKNNKAEPRFQITDGPETQLAFGIDVENWKAGQLKAFNQSAFGYPIESLKNVPAGEYYVQVLLDKYQTYHRADGKVVKLGWDRGEGRQWNQAPGNLYSKPIKIKYDPKASKPITLTLDQEIPPIPEPADTKYIKHIKFKSERLSKFWGRDIYLGAHVLLPEGFDEHPDARYPLAIFHGHFPDDFSGWRTTPPDTTIPCTYSARFKLDCYNRIEQQEAYDFYKMWTGPNFPRMIAIEIQHANPFYDDSYAVNSENLGPYGDAITYELIPYLEQKFRGIGQGWARFMYGGSTGGWEALAAQVFYPDEYNGCYAACPDPIDFRAFTVVDIYKDKNAYWLESDFKKTPRPGTRDYLGHVSTTLREANMRELVLGTKSRSGQQWDIWEAVYSPVGADGYPQRIWDKYTGEINPKVAQFWKENYDLSYILKRDWPKHGTKLRGKIHIYCGDMDNYYLNNAVYLMEDILKETTNPSYDGEVDYGDRAEHCWNGDHTQPNAISRLRYHRMFIPKWAKEVESRAPVGADLKSWKY from the coding sequence ATGAAAATGATCACCATTCGCTGGGCTTTGTTGCTGCCTTTATTGTTACTAAACCACTGGGGCAACGCCCAAACCACCAAACCTGCCGTCCCACCTGCCTCCTTTTTGGTCAGTTTTCCGACCAGCAAAGGCACTCAATTCGATGGCCGTTTGCTGCTCATGCTCTCCAAAAACAACAAAGCTGAACCGCGTTTTCAAATCACCGATGGCCCCGAAACCCAATTGGCTTTTGGCATCGATGTGGAAAACTGGAAGGCCGGACAATTGAAAGCTTTTAACCAAAGCGCTTTTGGTTATCCAATAGAAAGCCTTAAAAACGTTCCTGCCGGCGAATATTACGTCCAGGTACTGCTCGATAAATACCAAACCTACCATCGGGCCGATGGCAAAGTGGTCAAACTCGGCTGGGATCGGGGCGAAGGACGCCAATGGAACCAGGCACCGGGCAATCTCTACTCCAAACCCATCAAAATCAAGTACGACCCCAAAGCCAGCAAACCCATCACCTTGACCCTCGACCAGGAAATTCCACCCATCCCCGAACCCGCTGATACCAAATACATCAAACACATCAAGTTCAAAAGTGAACGGTTGTCCAAGTTTTGGGGACGCGACATTTACCTGGGCGCACACGTCCTGTTGCCCGAAGGTTTTGATGAACACCCCGATGCTCGCTATCCTTTGGCCATTTTTCACGGGCACTTTCCCGATGATTTTTCGGGCTGGCGTACAACTCCACCCGATACGACAATCCCGTGTACGTACAGTGCCCGTTTTAAGCTGGATTGTTACAACCGCATCGAACAGCAAGAGGCCTACGATTTTTACAAAATGTGGACGGGCCCCAACTTCCCGCGCATGATCGCCATTGAAATCCAGCACGCCAACCCATTTTACGACGATTCCTACGCCGTCAATTCCGAAAACCTGGGACCTTATGGTGATGCCATCACCTATGAACTGATTCCCTATCTCGAACAGAAATTTCGCGGGATTGGCCAGGGCTGGGCGCGTTTTATGTATGGAGGCTCAACGGGCGGTTGGGAAGCACTGGCGGCCCAAGTATTTTACCCCGATGAATACAATGGTTGTTATGCGGCCTGCCCCGACCCCATCGATTTTCGAGCATTTACAGTAGTCGACATATACAAAGACAAAAATGCCTATTGGCTGGAAAGTGATTTCAAAAAAACACCGCGCCCAGGGACGAGGGATTATCTGGGGCATGTATCCACCACGCTGCGGGAAGCAAACATGCGCGAATTGGTACTGGGTACCAAAAGTCGCTCCGGCCAACAATGGGACATTTGGGAGGCGGTGTACTCTCCCGTTGGTGCTGATGGCTATCCGCAGCGCATTTGGGACAAGTACACCGGAGAAATTAATCCTAAAGTTGCACAGTTTTGGAAAGAAAATTACGACCTTTCCTACATCCTCAAGCGCGACTGGCCAAAACACGGCACCAAATTGCGCGGGAAAATCCACATTTATTGTGGGGATATGGACAACTACTACCTCAATAATGCGGTTTACCTCATGGAAGACATCCTGAAAGAAACCACCAACCCTTCCTACGACGGGGAGGTGGACTACGGCGACCGCGCAGAACATTGCTGGAACGGTGATCACACCCAACCCAATGCCATCTCGCGCCTGCGCTACCACCGCATGTTTATTCCCAAATGGGCAAAAGAAGTGGAGAGCAGGGCCCCGGTAGGGGCGGATTTGAAGTCTTGGAAATATTAA